ACATCCGCCGGCGGCTGGAAGAGCGGTACGATCCCGAGATGGGCCTCGACGCCGCCGTCGCGCTGGCGCGCGAGGTGCTGCGCGACGAGATGGGAGAGGAGGAGGACGGGGAGTTCGTCGCCGTCGCCGTGATCGACGAGGACGGCTACCGCGCCGTCGACGGCGCGGCGGAGTCGGTGGCGGGTTCCGACGTCGGCGACGAGTGACGCGCCGTCTCGACCACGGTCCCGTCGCGACCCACGAGCAGTTCTAGCGTCTCCCCCTCCAGTTCCGTCGAGACGCGCACGCACCAGGGGTCGTCCGAGAGCACCGCCTCCCGCCACTCCCGGCCCACGTTCCAGATCGGCCGCTCCCGGAGGTCGACCCCGTGGTCGTGGTAGAAGGCGACGACCGCCGGGTGGTCGAACACCGCCAGCGTGACCGGACAACGGAGTGTGTACCCGCACGCCCCGCAGGCGAGGTGGAGCCGCGGGGGATGCGGGTCGAGCGCGCCGTCCCCCCGCTCCGCGTACTCCACGCGACTCGTCGCCCGCCCCCCGCACTCGGGGCAGGTACCCCCGGCCAGCAGCGCGACGCGGTGGCGGTAGAGTCGGTCGAACGCCGCCGGGAGCGACTCGTCGTCGTGCGTCCGGTGTCCGCCGGGGGGGAAGGGAAGCGCGAGCACGTCCCGCCCGCAGTCGTGACAGGAGACGGAGACGGTGTTGTCCGCCACAGCGGCGCGTAGGCCCACCTCGCCGCAGAACGGGCACGGGTCCGGGATCGTCACGGGTTCCCGATCGACGCTCTCCGTGTACGCGCCGCTCACGATGGCGCGGGCGATCTGCAGGCCGGCGTAGGTGAACGTGTACCCCCCGTCGGTCTCCCTGAGGTAGTGGTCGGTCAGCTGTCGCAGGTGGTAGGCGAACCCGGCGGTCGTCTCCGCGCCGCTGGCCTCGAACAGCTCCGAGAACGTCTTCGTCGTGGGGGCGACGCCCCTCCCCTCGCCCTCCCCGACGGGTTCGAGGAGGGCGGTGAGGACGCGCGTGCGCACCTCGTTTCCGAGCGGGCGGAACGCCTCTCCGGGGTCGACGGAGTCGTCGGTCATACGGCACCTACCACGCCCGCGCCGATAAGGTGCCCGTCAGCGCCGCTCGTACTCCAGTTCGGTCGCGACCCGATCGGCGATCCCGGCGTCCGCGAGGCGCTCGACGAGGTGGAGCGCGAGATCCAGCCCGGAGGTGACGCCGCCGGCGGTGACGACGTCGCCGTCGTCCACCACGCGCTCCGCTCTGACCTCCGCGGCCGTCTCCCGCAGGTCGGCGAGCGCCCCGGCGTGCGTGACGGCCGGGCGGCCGTCGAGGACGCCCGCGCTCGCGAGGATCATCCCCCCGGTGCAGACGGAGGCGAGCGTCGTCCCGTCGGCGTGGAGACGTGCGATCGCCTCCGGGAGGTCGCCCCGCTCGACCTGCGTCCAGGCTCCCTCCGCGCTCCGGTCGTTCCACCCGCCGCCCGGCACGACGAGGAGGTCCGGATCGGCGAGGACGCCGTCCGGTTCGACTCGCAGACCGTGGCTCGCCTCGACCCGCCCACGCTCGTCGAGCGTCACCAGCGACACGTCGATCTCGGCCCCGAGGGCGGCCGCCGAGGCGAACACCTCGTACGGGCCGACCGCGTCGAGTTCGTCGAATCCGTCGTAGAGAACGATCTGCACGTCGGTCATACCTCCGCCTTCGGCCCGGGAGGCATAACCGCTCCCCTGCCGGCGGCCGATAAATTGCATATCGCGATATGAAATCGAAGGTGCGTCGCCCAACGCGGCGAGTCTACCGACCGAGACCGAACGCCCCCGCGACGTCGATGAGGCCGTTGCCCTGCTCCTCCGCGTCGAGATCGAGGGATCGCGCCGTCTCGCGGAGGCGCTTCCGTGCCTCGACGTTCGAGAGGCCGTCCGACATCAGCAGCGCGCCCGCGCCGCTTACGTGCGGGGCCGCCATCGACGTGCCCGACTGCCGTTCGTACGTGCCACCCGGCATGGTGGAGTAGATCTCCTCGCCCGGCGCGGCGAGTTCGACCTCCGGACCCGTCAGCGAGAACTCGGCGAGTTCCCCGTCGCCGGTCGTCGCGCTCACCGCGATCACCTCCTCGAACGCCGCCGGGTAGCGCACGATGCTGTTGTCCTCTCCCTCGTCGATGTTGCCGGCGGAGGCGACGAGCAGCACGCCCTTCTCGTAGGCGTACCTGCACGCGTCCCGGATCACGCCCGACGGCGTCTCCTCGCCGAGGCTGATGTTCGCGACGTCCCATCCCTTGTCGCCGACGAACTCGATGCCGGCCGCGACGTCCGACGCCTCGACGCCCTCCTCGGTGCCGATCTTGACGGCGTGGAGCGCCGCCTCGGGCGCGACGCCGACCACGCCCTGGCCGTTGTCGACGGCTCCCGCGATCCCGGCCACGTGCGTGCCGTGCCCGAGGGTGTCCTGCCAGGCCGGGAGGTTCGAGTTCTCCTCGGCGTCGTCGTCGACGATGATCGTCGTCCCGTCCTCGTCCTCGTCTACGATCACCCGCTCGCCGCTGCTCTCGACGAACGACTTGCCCGTGTTGAGGTTCGGCCGCAGGTCCGGGTGCGTGCTCCCGATGCCGGTGTCGACGACCGCGACGGACGCCCCCTTCCCGGTGATCCCGCTCTCGTGGGCGACCCCGCAATTGATCCGCTCGACGCCGGCGGGGATCGACTCCGGCCCGGAGGGCGGTCGCTCCTCGCTCGTCTCGTCGTGGTCGTGGAGGCGCAACCGACTGTTCGTCTCGACGTACCGGACGTCGTCCCGACCGGCCAGCCACTCGACCACCTCCGTCGGAAGGCGGAGCGTCAACGCGTCGAACCCGAACTGGCGGACGACCTCGGACGCCTCGGACAGCGCGGCGTCCAGGCCGCTGTTCTCGGCGTAACCCACGTTGACCTCGACGAACTCGCCCCGGCCGCCGACGAGCGCCCGACCGCCGAGGCCGAGCGTGGCAACGCCGCCGATCGTACCGGCCGCCTTCAGGAACCGCCGCCGGTCCACTTGCATAGAGGTGTCTATCTGATTCATGTTGTGTGCGTGCTTTGACCTTCGATCCGTGGGCAGCCCGGTTACCGCCCCGTAACCACCTAACCCTGGCCATACTAATTAAATATTCCGATACTGGTACCATTCTTTGCAATAGTACGTCAAGTAAATTCACATTCTCACAGTATTTCTCCAATTTTCCAAAACTATCCGAACTCCGGTGAGGTCGCGCCAGGGATCGGTACGATCTTCGGGAGGACCCGCACTGAATCGGTGTTTTCGCCGTTTCGCGTCCGAATTTCCGCGATCGTTCCACCGATGTCGGGGTGCGGAGACCCGACGAGCGATCGGTGCGCGTCGACGGCAGCCACGACCATTCCTCGAACGGCTCTCGATCAACAGTACTACGTACAGAGAGAACGGGTACTCCCGCTCTCGTGACTGCCCGCCCGTGCGTAGCTCCTCGAACCGGACGCTCGTCGACGGACGAGGGCGGCGCGCGAGCGACGCCCGCCCCATCAACGATCGGAGACCAGTTCATATAGGTAGAGTGTCAATTACTCTCAGGGTCGCCCGACGACCTACTCGAGAGGGGAACGATGAACGGGAAGTACAATCGGATACTGATCGCGCTGGTCGCAGTCGCCGTCTCGGTCACCACCGGCGGATCGGCGGTGCCGATCGACGACGCGCCGACCGCCGCCGCGGTCACGGACGGATCGCCCGGCTACCACCACGTCGATGGAGTCGTCGAAGGCACGCCGAGCGAGACCGGCGAGCGCGGCGCGGGGAGTGACGGTGCAGGGAGCGGCGACGGCGACACGGGGAGCGCAACGAAGTCCGATCGCGCCGCCCGTCCCACGTGCGATCCGAACGGCGAGGCGGACGGCGTCGAGGTCGAGCGGGTCGGCGAGCGCGTCAGCGTCGAGGGCGACGGCTTCGACTACGAGAACGACGGCGAACGCGTCGAGTTCGAAACCGACGACGGACTCGACCTCGAAGTCGAGGAGGACGGCGACACCGAGATCGAAGGACCGGGCTACGACGTCGAACAGCGCGGGGCCGACCTCGACGTGGAGAGCGACGGCGGGTCCGGGGTGGAGGTCGAGCGGGTCGGCGAGCGCGTCAGCGTCGAGGGCGACGGCTTCGACTACGAGAACGACGGCGAACGCGTCGAGTTCGAAACCGACGACGGCCTCGACGTCGAGATCGAGGAGGACGGCGACGTCGAGATCGAGGGGCCCGGCTACGACGTCGAACAGCGCGGGGCCGACCTCGACGTGGAGCGTGTCGCGTGGTGTGTGAGCTAATCGCATAGGTCGTCGGGGCTCTAACTGATTAGGCGGACGGTACTCGCGTTTCGATCGCCAAGGTACGGTCGAGCATCGCCGTCGAGAGAACTGACGGAACGGCCGGGCGGTCTCGGACGAGCACGGGGCGACACGCGACCGTCGCGTGTCCGCGCGGACCGCGAAGTCCACGGTTCGCCCCGTCACGATGCCGAAGATCCAGAGGAGAGACCCACATGAGACACCACGTGAACGACGCCGGAACCGGGACGTCTCCGCGAGCGAGCGAGAGGGACAGATACGCCGTCCTGAAACTCGAGGAGGACGAGGCCCTGCTGTACGACTGCGAGAACCCCAGAGCCTGGATCTGGACGACGGTACTGTTCCACGCCGATGACTGCCGGTAGTCGTCCGCTCGTCCACCTTCTTCGGTAAGATCGGCGGTCGCGTCGTCACGATCACCGCGCCGGTG
The Halomarina pelagica DNA segment above includes these coding regions:
- a CDS encoding DUF7351 domain-containing protein, with product MTDDSVDPGEAFRPLGNEVRTRVLTALLEPVGEGEGRGVAPTTKTFSELFEASGAETTAGFAYHLRQLTDHYLRETDGGYTFTYAGLQIARAIVSGAYTESVDREPVTIPDPCPFCGEVGLRAAVADNTVSVSCHDCGRDVLALPFPPGGHRTHDDESLPAAFDRLYRHRVALLAGGTCPECGGRATSRVEYAERGDGALDPHPPRLHLACGACGYTLRCPVTLAVFDHPAVVAFYHDHGVDLRERPIWNVGREWREAVLSDDPWCVRVSTELEGETLELLVGRDGTVVETARHSSPTSEPATDSAAPSTAR
- a CDS encoding DJ-1/PfpI family protein; protein product: MTDVQIVLYDGFDELDAVGPYEVFASAAALGAEIDVSLVTLDERGRVEASHGLRVEPDGVLADPDLLVVPGGGWNDRSAEGAWTQVERGDLPEAIARLHADGTTLASVCTGGMILASAGVLDGRPAVTHAGALADLRETAAEVRAERVVDDGDVVTAGGVTSGLDLALHLVERLADAGIADRVATELEYERR
- a CDS encoding S8 family peptidase, giving the protein MQVDRRRFLKAAGTIGGVATLGLGGRALVGGRGEFVEVNVGYAENSGLDAALSEASEVVRQFGFDALTLRLPTEVVEWLAGRDDVRYVETNSRLRLHDHDETSEERPPSGPESIPAGVERINCGVAHESGITGKGASVAVVDTGIGSTHPDLRPNLNTGKSFVESSGERVIVDEDEDGTTIIVDDDAEENSNLPAWQDTLGHGTHVAGIAGAVDNGQGVVGVAPEAALHAVKIGTEEGVEASDVAAGIEFVGDKGWDVANISLGEETPSGVIRDACRYAYEKGVLLVASAGNIDEGEDNSIVRYPAAFEEVIAVSATTGDGELAEFSLTGPEVELAAPGEEIYSTMPGGTYERQSGTSMAAPHVSGAGALLMSDGLSNVEARKRLRETARSLDLDAEEQGNGLIDVAGAFGLGR